The Methanoregula boonei 6A8 genome has a window encoding:
- a CDS encoding COG1361 family protein produces MKILIRLILLTLALLALTGEATALATSAEINAANNVYVSNVTYDPGSFFTGDAGTVTVAVTNGNANQSIVANHATFGFDNNFQLTSGSYDTSSTVGPLQTRTYTFSVITQSADGSYYPTFSLNIGDATSIYYRGLVKVDNTPIVATLIDKPDAFTPATKNTLSLQLANPREDDVKNVIVDVDGGSGADILPATQYIGVLSSGASTVVNFTVTPNVETTLNVTVKYDNGDNHHSVDLKIPVAFTTDKMQADPVMSNIVIALTNGTCDVTGDITNAGLSNANGVTVTSLSPAIPQEPDRNYVIGTLKPDDFGSFEITFTVPDGTTSVPLQLSYKDSDGNILSSVQNIDLTQTTAQPNSQPSMLPVLVVVIIAVIFVGGWYVYLRRHKE; encoded by the coding sequence ATGAAAATTCTGATCAGACTTATCCTTCTCACCCTTGCCCTGCTTGCTCTGACGGGGGAGGCCACAGCGCTGGCTACTTCCGCAGAGATTAACGCCGCCAACAATGTCTACGTCTCCAACGTGACCTATGATCCCGGTTCCTTTTTTACCGGGGATGCCGGGACCGTAACAGTTGCAGTCACCAACGGGAACGCCAATCAGAGCATCGTAGCCAACCATGCTACATTCGGTTTCGATAATAATTTCCAGCTCACCAGCGGGTCCTACGACACCTCATCGACCGTCGGCCCGCTCCAGACACGGACATACACGTTCTCGGTAATTACCCAGTCCGCCGATGGCAGCTACTACCCGACGTTTTCTCTTAATATCGGTGATGCCACCAGTATTTACTACCGGGGACTTGTAAAGGTGGATAATACTCCCATTGTTGCAACCCTGATCGATAAGCCGGATGCATTCACCCCGGCCACCAAGAACACGCTCTCGCTCCAGCTTGCCAATCCCCGCGAGGATGATGTGAAAAACGTCATCGTTGATGTAGATGGGGGAAGCGGGGCAGACATCCTCCCCGCCACGCAATATATCGGGGTGCTTTCCTCCGGCGCGAGTACCGTAGTGAATTTCACGGTAACACCGAACGTCGAGACCACCCTTAATGTAACCGTGAAGTACGACAACGGGGACAATCATCATTCGGTAGATCTGAAGATCCCGGTGGCATTTACCACGGATAAAATGCAGGCCGACCCGGTGATGAGCAATATTGTTATTGCACTCACCAATGGAACCTGTGACGTTACCGGAGATATAACCAATGCCGGCCTCTCGAACGCAAATGGTGTTACCGTTACATCACTTTCGCCTGCCATACCACAGGAACCTGACAGAAATTATGTCATCGGTACACTCAAGCCGGATGACTTTGGCAGTTTCGAGATCACCTTTACTGTACCGGACGGCACGACAAGCGTGCCCCTCCAGTTATCATACAAAGACAGTGACGGTAATATCCTCTCCTCAGTCCAGAATATCGATCTCACCCAGACCACTGCACAACCTAACTCACAGCCAAGCATGCTCCCGGTACTGGTGGTCGTCATTATCGCTGTGATCTTTGTGGGCGGATGGTATGTGTACCTGAGAAGGCACAAAGAGTGA
- a CDS encoding ATP-NAD kinase family protein, whose translation MPVIGFLVNPVAGMGGSVGLKGTDGKANEARLLGAVPRAKNRAGITLALLKNIPDLTFLSSGGEMGKAVLEQCGISRYRVVYAARSESTAEDTQEAVRAFIAQGADLILFCGGDGTARDVFAAAGREVPILGIPAGVKMYSAVFAVDPAAAAGVLAGPYGITDGEVVDVDETAYRAGTLATRLYGIARVPARAGMTQPAKQVFEEADEERAKEEIARFIVEVMLPDTIYILGAGTTTEAIARRLGIKKTLLGVDAVLDGKIVAADADEKTLLSLTGKYPGARIIVSPIGAQGFILGRGSQQISPAVVQNVGVSQVIVIATPHKLRETPELYVDSGDPKIDTGFDASVQVISGYRIAQRKKIHRAL comes from the coding sequence ATGCCCGTCATCGGTTTTCTCGTAAACCCCGTCGCCGGTATGGGCGGGTCCGTAGGCCTCAAGGGCACGGATGGGAAGGCCAATGAGGCGCGGCTTCTTGGTGCAGTGCCTCGCGCAAAGAACCGGGCAGGGATTACTCTTGCACTCCTCAAAAATATCCCGGATCTCACGTTTCTTTCCAGTGGAGGGGAGATGGGCAAAGCCGTACTCGAACAGTGCGGGATCTCCCGCTACCGTGTTGTTTATGCCGCCCGGAGCGAGAGCACAGCAGAGGATACGCAGGAAGCCGTCCGTGCATTTATCGCACAAGGGGCGGACCTGATCCTCTTCTGCGGGGGAGACGGGACGGCACGGGATGTTTTTGCTGCTGCCGGCCGGGAGGTTCCGATCCTCGGGATCCCGGCGGGGGTGAAGATGTACTCCGCGGTCTTTGCAGTAGACCCGGCTGCGGCGGCGGGGGTTCTCGCGGGGCCGTACGGGATTACGGACGGAGAAGTAGTTGACGTGGACGAGACAGCGTACCGGGCCGGCACGCTCGCGACCCGGCTGTACGGTATTGCCCGGGTCCCGGCCCGGGCCGGTATGACCCAGCCGGCAAAGCAGGTTTTTGAAGAGGCAGACGAGGAGCGGGCAAAAGAGGAGATCGCCCGGTTCATAGTAGAAGTGATGCTGCCGGATACAATTTATATCCTTGGCGCGGGGACGACCACGGAGGCAATTGCCCGCCGGCTCGGGATAAAAAAGACGCTCCTGGGTGTGGATGCAGTACTGGACGGCAAAATTGTTGCCGCGGATGCGGATGAGAAAACACTCCTTTCCCTCACAGGAAAATACCCCGGTGCCCGGATCATCGTGAGTCCCATAGGAGCACAAGGGTTTATTCTCGGCCGGGGCAGCCAGCAGATCAGCCCTGCGGTTGTGCAAAATGTCGGGGTGTCCCAGGTAATCGTGATCGCAACGCCGCACAAACTGCGGGAAACCCCGGAACTTTACGTTGATTCGGGGGACCCAAAAATCGATACCGGTTTTGATGCATCTGTCCAGGTTATCTCCGGGTACCGGATCGCCCAGAGAAAGAAGATCCACCGGGCACTGTAA
- a CDS encoding ABC transporter permease, producing the protein MSTIFWEISKRNIRIHMLRSSLAMLGIIIGVVAIASMGILGNSIVQAVSSSLSSVGDSVIVMPYAGGSGFGGGASSANLMLTEQEYQQIKRAVAPNIAIPVHSTSEYMTMGVGSDDIVATIYGLPPDQTKDLLPDLTAGDYSNGNSGCLVGATFATDHNVKVGSRISVGNDGQYGTLRVTGIIKERGMSFDISTDNSIVVTQDWFESTYNDQYQYNEVVVKVANGDTADVKTTIENQLNRNTREKSVTVIDSKATLATIMDTFGMVTTFVTAIGGISMLVAGVSIFNIMMMSVNERIKEIGIMRSIGTQKREVMSMFIYEAAIIGVTGSLIGGALSLLGGYAISALMLKTTQYLFTLPTVFSVVEGVGFGIIICILCGLYPAWQAANLNPIDALRHE; encoded by the coding sequence GTGAGCACCATCTTCTGGGAGATCTCGAAAAGGAATATCCGGATCCACATGCTCCGGTCGAGCCTTGCCATGCTCGGGATCATCATCGGGGTCGTCGCGATTGCGTCCATGGGAATCCTCGGGAACAGTATAGTACAAGCGGTATCTTCGAGCCTCTCTTCAGTTGGGGACAGCGTGATCGTGATGCCCTATGCAGGAGGAAGTGGTTTTGGCGGAGGTGCAAGTTCGGCAAACCTGATGCTGACCGAACAGGAATACCAGCAGATCAAACGGGCAGTTGCCCCGAATATAGCAATTCCCGTCCATTCAACTTCCGAATATATGACGATGGGTGTCGGAAGCGATGATATCGTTGCTACCATCTACGGGCTCCCGCCCGACCAGACAAAAGATCTTCTTCCTGATCTCACCGCTGGCGATTACAGCAACGGGAACTCGGGATGCCTTGTGGGGGCAACCTTTGCAACGGATCATAATGTCAAGGTCGGTTCCCGAATTTCCGTCGGGAATGATGGCCAGTACGGCACGCTCCGGGTCACCGGCATAATCAAGGAGCGGGGCATGAGCTTTGATATCAGTACCGATAACTCCATTGTGGTAACGCAGGACTGGTTCGAGAGCACGTACAACGATCAGTACCAATACAACGAAGTGGTCGTGAAGGTCGCCAACGGAGATACTGCGGATGTCAAGACCACGATCGAAAACCAGCTTAACCGGAATACAAGGGAGAAGTCAGTGACCGTGATCGACAGTAAGGCAACGCTTGCCACCATCATGGATACCTTTGGCATGGTGACCACCTTTGTCACGGCCATCGGCGGCATCTCCATGCTTGTGGCCGGGGTCTCCATCTTCAATATCATGATGATGTCGGTAAACGAGCGGATCAAGGAGATCGGGATTATGCGTAGTATCGGCACCCAGAAACGGGAGGTGATGAGCATGTTCATCTACGAGGCGGCAATCATTGGTGTGACCGGCAGCCTGATCGGCGGGGCGCTCAGCCTTCTTGGGGGATATGCCATCAGTGCGCTGATGCTCAAGACCACCCAGTATCTCTTCACGCTCCCCACGGTGTTCTCCGTGGTGGAGGGAGTTGGCTTTGGGATCATCATCTGCATTCTCTGCGGCCTGTACCCGGCATGGCAGGCGGCAAACCTCAACCCGATCGATGCACTGAGGCATGAATAG
- the ribC gene encoding riboflavin synthase → MKVGVADTTFSRVNMGAIAIDELKKHASVAIERVTVPGMKDLPVACKKLIEERRCDIVMALGMPGGKEKDKTCAHEASQGLIMCQLMTNHHIIEVFVHEDEAKDDAELAWLAEQRTREHAVNAVKLVLHPEALTKDAGTGQRQGFSDAGPARR, encoded by the coding sequence ATGAAGGTGGGTGTCGCTGACACCACTTTCTCACGCGTTAATATGGGAGCGATCGCTATCGACGAGCTCAAAAAGCACGCGAGCGTGGCGATCGAGCGGGTGACCGTACCGGGAATGAAGGACCTGCCGGTTGCCTGCAAGAAACTGATCGAAGAGCGCCGCTGCGATATTGTGATGGCTCTGGGGATGCCGGGGGGAAAGGAGAAGGACAAGACCTGTGCCCACGAGGCATCGCAGGGGCTCATCATGTGCCAGCTCATGACAAACCACCACATCATCGAGGTCTTCGTGCACGAGGACGAGGCAAAGGATGATGCGGAACTTGCATGGCTTGCCGAGCAGCGCACCCGGGAGCACGCGGTCAATGCCGTAAAACTCGTCCTCCACCCGGAGGCCCTAACGAAAGACGCCGGAACCGGCCAGCGTCAGGGATTTTCTGACGCCGGCCCTGCCCGGCGGTAG
- a CDS encoding pyridoxal phosphate-dependent aminotransferase: MKQLSEKVAAIAPSATIEISNKAKKMQREGIDVISLSIGEPDFDTPKHITDACIDALKRGETHYAPSDGIPELLSAISEKIAKENRFACAPDQVIVTCGAKDAIYEGMEAVLNPGDEVLLLTPAWVSYEPCVQMAGGKIVKHAVNQESFQLDDSLLEKVNKKTKMIVVNSPSNPSGAVFDKKSMKLAADLCEDHDLYAMSDEIYEKLIYGKEHISLASLGDMAQRTITINGFSKAYAMTGWRLGYAIAPKPIIKAMSKVQQHSVSQATTFSMWGAVAALKGDQRCVEEMRTEFDKRRQYIIKELGHMGYICAPADGAFYAFIKVAGDDMKIATDWLEKAHVAATPGSSFDAPGWIRLSYAASLDRLKEAMGRIKKFGGN, from the coding sequence ATGAAGCAGCTCTCGGAGAAGGTCGCGGCGATTGCCCCCTCCGCGACGATTGAGATCTCCAACAAGGCAAAGAAGATGCAGAGGGAGGGCATCGATGTCATCAGCCTCTCGATCGGTGAGCCCGATTTCGATACTCCAAAACACATCACGGACGCCTGCATCGACGCCCTCAAAAGGGGCGAAACGCATTATGCGCCAAGCGACGGCATCCCCGAACTGCTTTCTGCGATCAGCGAAAAGATCGCAAAAGAGAACCGGTTTGCCTGTGCGCCCGACCAGGTGATTGTCACCTGCGGCGCCAAGGACGCCATCTACGAAGGGATGGAAGCGGTGTTGAACCCCGGCGACGAAGTCCTGCTCCTCACGCCGGCCTGGGTCTCGTACGAGCCCTGCGTCCAGATGGCCGGTGGGAAGATCGTCAAGCATGCGGTCAACCAGGAGTCCTTCCAGCTCGACGATTCTCTTCTTGAAAAGGTCAATAAAAAGACCAAAATGATCGTGGTAAACTCGCCCTCGAACCCATCAGGTGCGGTGTTTGACAAGAAATCCATGAAACTTGCGGCCGATCTCTGCGAGGATCACGATCTCTATGCGATGTCTGATGAGATCTATGAGAAGCTGATCTATGGGAAAGAACACATCTCGCTTGCATCCCTTGGTGACATGGCGCAGAGGACGATCACGATTAACGGCTTCTCCAAGGCCTACGCAATGACCGGCTGGCGGCTCGGGTACGCGATCGCCCCAAAACCGATCATAAAAGCGATGTCCAAGGTGCAGCAGCACTCGGTCTCTCAGGCAACAACCTTTTCGATGTGGGGTGCGGTTGCGGCGCTCAAAGGTGACCAGCGCTGTGTCGAAGAGATGCGCACCGAGTTCGATAAGCGGCGCCAGTATATCATCAAGGAATTGGGACATATGGGCTACATCTGTGCTCCGGCCGACGGCGCTTTCTACGCGTTTATAAAGGTAGCCGGTGACGATATGAAGATCGCAACAGACTGGCTCGAAAAGGCGCACGTGGCAGCAACCCCGGGCAGCTCGTTTGATGCGCCCGGCTGGATCCGGCTCTCGTATGCGGCATCGCTGGACCGGCTCAAAGAGGCAATGGGCCGGATCAAAAAGTTTGGCGGGAACTAG
- a CDS encoding class I SAM-dependent methyltransferase, which translates to MAEPALSCEYGDIDWNEVWKARQDQHETARIALDTSHDWDKKENATRYAAQSVGEFETRIRMTLDDLVVNSSTRVLDIGAGPGTLAIPLAPKVKEITAVEPGAGMIIALEERAGKEGINNITCVRKTWEEVDPTRDIEGPYDLVIASLSLTMHDIREAIRKMDAVSRGEICLYWFVDLPFWERMYADLMIPLHGRPYYSGPKADCLWNVLYQEGIYADVNMLPLDKEYRFSFREEMSAFFKKRFGVTTPAQERVLENYLSGLARTEGNDVVISGTSTFAKIRWKKKS; encoded by the coding sequence ATGGCAGAACCTGCCCTCAGTTGCGAGTATGGCGATATTGACTGGAACGAGGTATGGAAGGCCCGGCAGGATCAGCACGAAACTGCAAGGATCGCTCTGGATACCTCGCACGACTGGGACAAAAAAGAGAATGCAACCCGGTACGCGGCCCAGTCCGTTGGGGAATTTGAAACGCGTATCCGAATGACCCTGGACGATCTTGTAGTCAATTCCTCAACCCGGGTACTGGATATCGGCGCCGGGCCGGGCACACTCGCAATCCCGCTCGCTCCTAAGGTAAAGGAGATCACCGCGGTGGAACCCGGGGCGGGAATGATTATCGCGCTTGAGGAGCGAGCCGGAAAAGAGGGGATCAACAACATTACCTGTGTCCGGAAGACCTGGGAAGAGGTTGATCCCACCCGGGATATCGAAGGCCCGTACGATCTCGTAATCGCTTCCCTTTCGCTTACCATGCATGATATACGGGAAGCGATCCGGAAGATGGATGCGGTCTCACGCGGCGAGATCTGTCTCTACTGGTTCGTGGACCTCCCCTTCTGGGAGCGGATGTATGCCGACCTCATGATCCCACTCCACGGGAGGCCCTATTATTCCGGGCCAAAAGCAGACTGCCTCTGGAACGTGCTGTACCAAGAGGGAATCTATGCGGACGTCAATATGCTCCCGCTGGACAAGGAGTACCGGTTTTCTTTCCGGGAGGAGATGTCAGCGTTTTTCAAAAAACGGTTTGGGGTGACTACACCGGCACAGGAACGGGTGCTGGAAAATTATCTCTCGGGACTTGCCCGCACTGAGGGAAATGACGTTGTTATCTCCGGCACGTCAACATTTGCAAAAATCCGGTGGAAAAAGAAGAGCTAA
- the ribH gene encoding 6,7-dimethyl-8-ribityllumazine synthase, with amino-acid sequence MCDTKPIKLGFVVAEFNRDITYMMEIEAREHAAFLGAEVTECLYVPGAFDMPLAIKKMLAAGKVDAVVTVGCVIEGATQHDEIVVQHAARKIIDLSLEFGKPVTLGISGPGMSRLEANERIDYAKRAVESAVKLVKRLQ; translated from the coding sequence ATGTGCGATACCAAGCCGATAAAACTGGGATTCGTGGTCGCGGAGTTTAACCGTGACATCACCTACATGATGGAGATCGAAGCACGGGAGCATGCAGCGTTTTTGGGCGCTGAAGTAACCGAGTGTCTGTACGTGCCGGGTGCCTTTGACATGCCCCTTGCAATCAAGAAGATGCTTGCCGCAGGAAAAGTCGATGCAGTCGTCACCGTCGGCTGCGTGATCGAGGGAGCAACCCAGCATGACGAGATTGTCGTGCAACACGCGGCCCGCAAAATTATAGACCTCTCCCTGGAGTTCGGGAAGCCGGTCACGCTTGGCATCTCCGGGCCCGGCATGAGCCGTCTCGAAGCAAACGAGAGGATTGATTATGCAAAGCGCGCTGTTGAATCTGCAGTAAAGCTTGTCAAAAGATTGCAATGA
- a CDS encoding ABC transporter ATP-binding protein codes for MTPEALPGEDQPVLVFHDVVKVYPLKAGDVTALNHISFAVNRGEFISIMGPSGSGKSTLLNLMGCLDTPTSGDIFIGGIRIGDMSDVELTNLRRDHIGFIFQYFNLFPLLNVIENVNFPQMLKSRAKVDEKKAVAVLRAVKLDEHLYVHTPLELSGGQQQRVAVARALINDPDILLCDEPTGNLDSKTGASIMELMAELNRNGTTIIVVTHDPRVASYTNRTIQIVDGRIES; via the coding sequence GTGACACCGGAGGCGTTACCCGGAGAGGACCAGCCGGTCCTTGTATTCCACGATGTGGTCAAGGTCTACCCCCTGAAAGCGGGGGATGTTACCGCCCTTAACCATATCTCGTTTGCGGTAAACCGGGGCGAATTCATTTCCATCATGGGGCCATCAGGCTCCGGAAAATCCACCCTCCTCAACCTGATGGGCTGTCTCGATACTCCGACGTCGGGAGATATCTTTATCGGGGGGATCCGAATCGGAGATATGTCCGATGTCGAACTCACCAACCTCAGGCGGGATCACATCGGCTTCATCTTCCAGTACTTCAACCTCTTTCCGCTCTTAAATGTCATCGAAAACGTGAATTTTCCCCAGATGCTCAAATCCCGGGCAAAGGTTGATGAGAAGAAAGCGGTTGCCGTGCTACGGGCCGTCAAGCTCGACGAGCACCTCTATGTCCATACTCCCCTTGAACTCTCCGGGGGACAGCAGCAGCGGGTAGCTGTCGCCCGGGCACTCATTAATGACCCGGATATTCTCTTATGCGATGAACCTACCGGTAACCTTGATTCAAAGACCGGGGCAAGCATTATGGAGCTTATGGCAGAGCTCAACCGTAACGGCACTACCATTATCGTTGTGACGCATGACCCCCGGGTGGCCAGCTATACGAACCGGACGATACAGATCGTAGATGGGAGGATTGAATCGTGA
- a CDS encoding MFS transporter, producing MDTKQKIIIAILMLGTLMGSLDSTIVILAFPTISDSLHAEFVTTLWIILIYLLVVAICTTQLGRIGDIYGRSRMFNAGFGIFTVGSLFCGLSPGISWLIASRGVQAVGGALMQANSGAIVADTFPPNVRGTAFGYISLGWTSGAMLGIVLGGIITTFVGWEYIFFVNIPIGIIATILGFRYLTDNSRVHAELDLVGMLLLGAALTFISYAGVDFATEGTAFANIASLCIGFVILLLFIVFERRTSHPIIDFSALRNRILRYSIMATFFLSLGYLSVVFLITMYLQGIRALSPLDAALLLTPGYVVGSLLSPRMGRLSDKYGARVLATAGTAVLIVATLIYLVCGIDTPLWEVLVASGVSGLGTAMFFPSNNSAVMANAPQGSYGGISGILRTMQNIGILGSFVIAITVSAASIPRDVAFEVFIGTTNLVGGVSEAFIKGIDAALWVSIMLIGIAGALSWMRGRETRGSAPRPEEKQDT from the coding sequence ATGGACACGAAGCAGAAGATCATCATCGCCATTCTCATGCTCGGCACACTCATGGGATCGCTTGACTCGACCATCGTCATCCTTGCCTTTCCCACCATCTCTGATTCGCTTCATGCCGAATTTGTCACTACGCTCTGGATCATCCTGATCTATCTGCTGGTCGTAGCGATTTGTACCACCCAGCTTGGGCGGATCGGAGACATCTATGGCAGGAGCCGGATGTTCAATGCCGGTTTTGGCATTTTCACGGTCGGATCGCTTTTCTGCGGCCTCTCGCCGGGCATCTCATGGCTGATTGCCTCCCGGGGTGTTCAGGCTGTCGGGGGTGCGCTGATGCAGGCAAACAGCGGGGCGATTGTCGCAGATACGTTTCCGCCCAATGTCCGGGGGACGGCTTTCGGATACATCTCCCTTGGCTGGACGAGCGGAGCGATGCTGGGGATCGTGCTGGGTGGCATCATCACGACCTTTGTCGGGTGGGAGTACATCTTTTTTGTCAACATCCCTATCGGCATCATTGCAACAATCCTCGGATTCCGCTACCTGACCGACAACTCCCGTGTCCATGCAGAACTGGATCTTGTGGGCATGCTGCTCCTTGGTGCAGCGCTCACCTTCATCTCCTATGCCGGGGTGGATTTTGCAACTGAGGGCACCGCGTTTGCCAACATAGCCTCGTTGTGTATCGGCTTTGTCATCCTCCTTCTCTTTATCGTCTTCGAACGGCGGACTTCACATCCCATCATCGATTTTTCCGCACTGCGCAACCGGATTCTCCGGTATTCCATCATGGCAACGTTCTTTTTAAGCCTCGGGTACCTCTCCGTAGTCTTTTTGATCACCATGTATCTGCAGGGCATCCGTGCCTTATCCCCGCTGGATGCAGCGCTCCTTCTCACGCCGGGGTATGTGGTGGGAAGCCTGCTCTCCCCTCGCATGGGCAGGCTCTCCGACAAGTACGGGGCCCGGGTACTTGCGACCGCCGGTACCGCTGTGCTGATTGTCGCCACGCTCATCTACCTGGTATGCGGGATTGATACCCCGCTCTGGGAAGTACTGGTGGCATCCGGCGTATCCGGTCTTGGCACTGCGATGTTTTTCCCGTCCAACAACAGTGCGGTCATGGCAAATGCCCCCCAAGGATCCTATGGCGGGATCTCGGGCATCCTGCGGACCATGCAGAATATCGGAATCCTGGGAAGTTTTGTGATCGCCATCACGGTCTCAGCTGCATCCATCCCCCGGGACGTGGCATTCGAGGTCTTTATCGGTACCACAAACCTTGTTGGCGGGGTTTCCGAGGCATTCATCAAGGGGATTGATGCCGCTTTATGGGTCTCGATCATGCTCATTGGTATTGCCGGGGCATTATCCTGGATGCGGGGCCGCGAGACCCGGGGATCGGCGCCTAGGCCGGAGGAGAAGCAGGATACCTGA
- a CDS encoding YIP1 family protein, whose amino-acid sequence MGINIKDLMINPERFFRQALGEKEELRLPGLIIFLGAAIAAVSGYLAGSLSARMMEPVLQGMTPFIMAVAVIAAFFGTFVAWVIWAGVLYLLSRAFKGSGSFSRCLEVVGYGFVPQIIGMLVTVIAALVYLPKVIVPPLTSAAMQDPQVIKEATSALMHDPAMMAFTEITAVVSIIFLLWSASIWIFGLKQARNLSLKNAAICVMIPVILFIVFQAYSLAGA is encoded by the coding sequence ATGGGGATTAACATAAAAGATCTGATGATAAATCCTGAACGGTTTTTCCGGCAGGCGCTTGGTGAAAAAGAGGAACTCAGGCTCCCGGGCCTTATTATTTTCCTGGGAGCCGCGATAGCGGCGGTATCCGGTTACCTGGCAGGCAGTCTTTCGGCCCGCATGATGGAGCCGGTCCTGCAGGGAATGACTCCTTTCATCATGGCAGTCGCAGTTATTGCAGCATTTTTCGGCACATTTGTTGCCTGGGTGATATGGGCAGGAGTTCTTTACCTCCTTTCCCGGGCATTTAAAGGATCGGGCAGTTTCTCCCGGTGCCTCGAAGTAGTCGGATATGGGTTTGTCCCCCAGATTATCGGGATGCTGGTAACGGTTATTGCAGCACTGGTCTACCTCCCTAAAGTGATCGTCCCCCCCCTCACTTCTGCCGCCATGCAGGACCCGCAGGTAATCAAGGAGGCCACATCAGCACTCATGCACGATCCCGCGATGATGGCATTTACCGAAATCACTGCAGTGGTCTCGATTATTTTCCTGCTCTGGAGCGCATCCATCTGGATCTTCGGCCTGAAACAGGCCCGGAACCTGTCACTGAAGAATGCGGCGATCTGCGTGATGATTCCGGTAATCCTGTTCATCGTTTTCCAAGCCTACTCCCTGGCAGGTGCCTGA
- a CDS encoding TrpB-like pyridoxal phosphate-dependent enzyme yields MQTKILLDEEQIPKKWYNVQADLPSPLDPPLHPQTHKPVGPADLSAIFPMELIRQEVTTDRYVDIPEEVREVFRLYRPSPLYRAHRLEKALKTPAKIYYKWEGVSPAGSHKTNTSIPQAYYNMKAGIERIATETGAGQWGSAMSFATMLYDLECTVYMVRSSYTQKPYRKSMMQVWGAECIPSPSTKTKSGQAVLAKDPDTPGALGIAISEAVEDAASHSNTNYALGSVLNHVCLHQTVIGLECREQLASVDAYPDVVIGCVGGGSNFAGISFPFAGDKLVGKHKDVDILGVEPASCPSLTKGLYTYDFGDEAGYTPLMKMFTLGHDFVPPSMHAGGLRYHGDSPIVSRLVHDGVMRAVAYHQSEVFEAAQTFARAEGIIVAPETSHAVKGAIDEALACKKTGEEKTILFNCTGHGNFDMSAYDAFYSGNLVDYEYPDRLIKEALGRIPKIA; encoded by the coding sequence ATGCAGACCAAGATCCTCCTTGACGAGGAGCAGATCCCCAAAAAGTGGTATAATGTCCAGGCCGACCTGCCCTCGCCGCTCGATCCCCCGCTCCACCCACAGACCCATAAACCGGTTGGGCCAGCGGACCTCTCCGCGATCTTTCCCATGGAACTGATCCGGCAGGAAGTGACGACCGATCGGTACGTGGATATTCCTGAAGAGGTGCGGGAAGTGTTCCGGCTCTACCGGCCAAGCCCGCTCTATCGTGCTCACCGGCTTGAGAAGGCCCTGAAAACCCCGGCAAAGATCTACTACAAGTGGGAGGGCGTGAGTCCGGCCGGGAGCCACAAGACCAACACATCGATCCCGCAGGCCTACTACAACATGAAGGCTGGCATCGAACGGATCGCGACAGAGACCGGTGCCGGACAGTGGGGTTCTGCCATGTCCTTTGCCACAATGCTCTACGATCTCGAGTGCACCGTGTACATGGTCCGGTCGAGTTACACACAGAAGCCGTACCGGAAATCCATGATGCAGGTCTGGGGTGCGGAGTGCATCCCGAGCCCGAGCACAAAGACAAAGTCCGGGCAGGCAGTTCTTGCAAAAGATCCCGACACTCCCGGTGCGCTTGGGATTGCGATCTCGGAAGCGGTCGAGGATGCGGCAAGCCACAGCAACACGAACTATGCGCTCGGCTCGGTCTTAAACCACGTCTGCCTCCACCAGACCGTGATCGGCCTTGAGTGCCGTGAGCAGCTGGCAAGTGTCGATGCCTACCCTGACGTGGTGATCGGGTGCGTGGGTGGCGGCTCGAACTTTGCCGGCATCTCGTTCCCGTTTGCCGGGGACAAGCTTGTCGGGAAGCACAAGGACGTTGACATCCTCGGTGTTGAGCCGGCATCGTGCCCCAGCCTCACCAAGGGGCTGTACACCTACGACTTCGGCGACGAGGCGGGCTACACCCCGCTCATGAAGATGTTCACGCTCGGCCACGACTTTGTCCCGCCATCAATGCACGCCGGGGGCCTGCGCTACCACGGGGATTCGCCCATTGTGTCGAGGCTCGTCCATGACGGCGTGATGCGGGCTGTCGCCTATCACCAGAGCGAAGTATTCGAAGCAGCCCAGACCTTTGCCCGGGCCGAGGGCATCATCGTTGCCCCGGAGACCTCTCATGCAGTAAAGGGCGCGATCGATGAAGCGCTTGCCTGCAAAAAGACCGGTGAGGAAAAGACAATCCTCTTCAACTGCACCGGCCACGGCAACTTCGATATGAGCGCCTACGATGCATTCTACAGCGGGAATCTTGTGGACTACGAATACCCGGACAGACTGATCAAAGAGGCCCTCGGGCGGATCCCGAAGATCGCATAA